The following proteins are encoded in a genomic region of Pan troglodytes isolate AG18354 chromosome 2, NHGRI_mPanTro3-v2.0_pri, whole genome shotgun sequence:
- the TSC22D2 gene encoding TSC22 domain family protein 2 isoform X3, which translates to MSKMPAKKKSCFQITSVTTAQVATSITEDTESLDDPDESRTEDVSSEIFDVSRATDYGPEEVCERSSSEETLNNVGDAETPGTVSPNLLLDGQLAAAAAAPANGGGVVSARSVSGALASTLAAAATSAPATGAPGGPQLAGSSAGPVTAAPSQPPTTCSSRFRVIKLDHGSGEPYRRGRWTCMEYYERDSDSSVLTRSGDCIRHSSTFDQTAERDSGLGATGGSVVVVVASMQGAHGPESGTDSSLTAVSQLPPSEKMSQPTPAQPQSFSVGQPQPPPPPVGGAVAQSSAPLPPFPGAATGPQPMMAAAQPSQPQGAGPGGQTLPPTNVTLAQPAMSLPPQPGPAVGASAAQQPQQFAYPQPQIPPGHLLPVQPSGQSEYLQQHVAGLQPPSPAQPSSTGAAASPATAATLPVGTGQNASSVGAQLMGASSQPSEAMAPRTGPAQGGQVAPCQPTGVPPATVGGVVQPCLGPAGAGQPQSVPPPQMGGSGPLSAVPGGPHAVVPGVPNVPAAVPAPSVPSVSTTSVTMPNVPAPLAQSQQLSSHTPVSRSSSIIQHVGLPLAPGTHSAPTSLPQSDLSQFQTQTQPLVGQVDDTRRKSEPLPQPPLSLIAENKPVVKPPVADSLANPLQLTPMNSLATSVFSIAIPVDGDEDRGISTGRPERAY; encoded by the coding sequence ATGTCCAAGATGCCGGCCAAGAAGAAGAGCTGCTTCCAGATCACCAGTGTCACCACGGCCCAGGTGGCCACTAGCATCACCGAGGACACCGAGAGCTTGGACGACCCGGACGAGTCACGCACAGAGGACGTCTCCTCCGAGATTTTCGACGTCTCTCGGGCCACGGATTATGGCCCTGAGGAGGTCTGCGAGCGCAGCTCTTCGGAAGAGACGCTTAACAATGTTGGGGATGCGGAGACTCCCGGGACCGTCTCCCCAAACCTCCTCCTAGATGGGCAGCTGGCAGCGGCGGCTGCTGCTCCCGCCAACGGAGGAGGAGTCGTTTCGGCCCGGAGCGTGTCTGGGGCGCTCGCCAGTACCCTGGCGGCGGCCGCCACTTCGGCCCCCGCCACCGGAGCACCCGGCGGCCCCCAGCTGGCGGGCTCATCCGCCGGGCCAGTGACTGCagccccatctcagcctcccaccacATGTAGTTCCCGTTTTCGCGTGATCAAGCTGGACCACGGGAGCGGAGAGCCCTATAGACGCGGCCGATGGACGTGTATGGAATACTATGAGAGGGATTCAGACAGCAGCGTCCTGACTAGATCCGGGGATTGCATTAGACACAGCAGTACTTTTGACCAGACTGCGGAGCGGGACAGCGGCCTGGGCGCCACCGGAGGGTCGGTGGTGGTAGTAGTGGCCTCCATGCAGGGGGCGCACGGGCCCGAGTCGGGAACTGACAGCTCCTTGACTGCTGTGTCACAGCTACCCCCGTCGGAGAAAATGAGCCAGCCCACTCCGGCCCAGCCGCAGAGTTTTAGCGTTGGGCAGCCACAGCCGCCGCCGCCACCCGTAGGTGGGGCTGTGGCTCAAAGCTCGGCTCCGCTGCCGCCGTTCCCGGGAGCCGCGACCGGGCCGCAGCCAATGATGGCAGCCGCGCAGCCCAGCCAGCCCCAGGGAGCGGGGCCCGGGGGACAGACTCTGCCGCCGACGAATGTAACCCTGGCGCAGCCGGCTATGTCCCTGCCTCCGCAGCCGGGCCCTGCAGTGGGCGCCTCCGCGGCGCAGCAGCCCCAGCAGTTCGCGTATCCTCAGCCTCAGATACCGCCCGGACATTTGCTGCCCGTCCAGCCCTCCGGCCAGAGTGAGTACCTGCAGCAGCACGTGGCCGGCCTGCAGCCGCCAAGCCCCGCGCAGCCCTCGTCCACCGGCGCCGCAGCGAGCCCCGCCACGGCGGCCACCCTTCCCGTGGGCACCGGCCAGAATGCTTCCTCGGTGGGCGCGCAGCTCATGGGCGCGTCTTCCCAGCCCAGCGAAGCCATGGCCCCCCGGACGGGACCAGCGCAAGGCGGGCAGGTCGCGCCTTGTCAGCCGACTGGAGTGCCCCCGGCTACTGTGGGAGGCGTGGTGCAGCCGTGCCTGGGTCCTGCGGGGGCTGGGCAGCCCCAGTCCGTGCCTCCGCCGCAGATGGGTGGCAGTGGTCCGCTGTCAGCCGTACCTGGTGGCCCTCACGCCGTGGTGCCCGGAGTTCCAAACGTGCCTGCAGCCGTGCCCGCTCCAAGCGTGCCTAGTGTGTCTACCACTTCTGTTACTATGCCAAATGTACCCGCGCCTCTGGCCCAGTCGCAACAGCTGAGCAGCCATACGCCAgtcagcaggagcagcagcataATCCAGCATGTTGGGCTGCCCTTAGCGCCAGGCACACACAGCGCACCAACAAGTCTACCACAGTCTGACCTAAGCCAGTTTCAAACTCAGACCCAGCCTTTAGTCGGGCAAGTCGACGATACTAGAAGAAAATCAGAACCCCTACCTCAACCACCACTTTCTCTCATTGCTGAAAATAAGCCTGTTGTGAAGCCGCCTGTTGCAGATTCCCTGGCAAACCCCCTTCAGTTAACACCTATGAACAGTCTGGCCACCTCTGTATTCAGCATAGCTATTCCTGTTGATGGTGATGAAGACAG